Genomic DNA from Prevotella intermedia ATCC 25611 = DSM 20706:
AGGGTCTTGTTGCTTGAAACTTGTCTCGTGTTCTTCATCGATAATCACCAATCCAAGCCGTTGGAAAGGCAGGAACACGGCACTTCGTGCACCCAATACGACATCGTAGGGCGTGCTGGAAAGTTGCTTTTTCCATATTTCCACACGCTCGTCGTCGTTGTATCGGCTATGATAAATGCCGAGCTTGTTGCCAAACACACGACGCAGGCGGTCGGTCATCTGCACCGTCAGCGCAATTTCGGGCAACAAATACAACACCTGCTTGTGCTCTTGCAGGGCTTTCAGAATAAGATGTATGTAGATTTCGGTCTTACCAGACGAGGTAACACCGTGAAGGAGGGTTACATTGTACGACATCATTTGCAACAGCAACTTGTCGTAGGCGGTGCTTTGGGCTTCGTTCAGAGGGTGTATAGCGTTAGGCTGCACCTCGCCATAGCTGTTGTTCAACCGTCCCACTTCCTTACGATAGGTTTGCAAGATGCCCTTTTCAATGAGTCCACGCAATACCGCTGCCGTGCAATGGCTCTCGTTCATAAGTTCTTCTTGCGACACGGTTTTCAGCTTACAGTCCGAGTTGTCAGTACTCTGCGTTACATCGATGGTTGCCAACTCGGGGGCATCGGCAATGCCACTTAGCTGCAAATAGGTTGTCAGCACGTTCTGTTGCTTTGCCGCACGAGAAAGACTGCCGAGCGCAATGTGCAGTTCGCGCTCGCCACGGAACTGTTTTCCCAAGCAAACATATACTTCGGTGCGGGGCTTGTAAGCATCTTCAGCCTTCAGTCCGGAGGGTAATGCCGCCTTGTAGACATCGCCGAGGGGCGACATGTAGTAGTCGGCTATCCAGTGCCAGAGTCGCAATTGCTGCGGAAACAATACGGGCGTATCATCGAGAACGGAGAGAATGGATTTGTACTCCACCACTCCATCGGTGTCGCCCTTGTAAGGTTGGTCGGTAGGAGCGGCATTGCAAATGCCGATATACGTCTTTATCTTGCCAAACGGAACAAGCAAACGCACGCCCGGCACGACCTTTTCGAGCAGCGTATCGGGCACGCCATAAGTGAAAGTTCCCTCAAGTGGAAGCGGCAAAATTACTTCAACGTATTTCACTACGACTTCAATTCAGGATATTGGATACGTGTATGGTAAATTGATTTCAAACGTTCGATAAGCACTTGCTTCGCTATGTTTACATCGCGGAATGTGATTGGGCAGTCGGTAAAGTAGCCTTCAGCCATCTGCGAGTCGATAAGTTTGTTCACCAAGTTGCTTATGCTTTCCTCCGTATACTCTGGAAGCGAGCGCGAAGCTGCCTCAACGGTGTCGCACATCATCAGTATGGCTTGCTCACGTGTCCACGGATTGGGGCCTGGATAACGGAATGGTGCTTCGTCTACTTCCTCGTCGAGGTGCGCATTCTTATAGTTGATATAGAAATACTTCACCAATCCCATTCCGTGGTGGGTGGTAATGAAGGCTTTGATAATGTTGGGCAGGTTGTGTTTCTCTGCCAATCGGAGTCCTTCCGTAACGTGTCCGATAATGATTTGTGCACTTTCCAAGTCGGAAATCTTATCGTGTGGGTTCACGCCAACTTGGTTTTCGGTAAAGAAAACAGGATTAGCCATCTTGCCAATATCGTGGTAAAGCGCACCTGTACGGACGAGTTGTCCCTTTGCGTGTATCTTGCTGGCAATCTCGACGCCAAGGTTTCCCACCGTGATGGAATGTTGGAAAGTACCCGGAGCCACTTCGCTCAGTCGGCGCAGCAACTCGTTGTTGGTGTTGGAAAGCTCGAACATCGTTACCGTAGATATGAAACCGAAGAGCTTTTCAATAATCAACATAAACAGATAAGTAAAGAGAAGTGAGAAGCCATTGATGCCTATGTGGTAGTACATAGTACCGTCGAGCTTCGAGAAGTCGTCCGTCTGTATGAGCTGGAGTGCCAAATAGACGGCTGCCGAGCCCAACGTAACGAGCAAAGCTGTAAGGAATATCTGACTGCGCTTCGACAATTCGCGTAGCGAGAATATGGCAATAAGACCTGCAACCAACTGAACAACGATGAATTCGTATTGATAACGCACGGCAACGGCAGAAAGCAAAATCATGATAACATAGGCATTGAACGCCGTTCGAGAGTCCATAAACACACGAACGAAGACAGCTGCCATTGCGAAAGGTACGATATAAACACTCAAAATGTTGTACTTCATCATCAAAGAGGTTATTGTGGGGAAGATGATGAACAAGGCATACAGGAACGAAATAGAGCGTGGCTTCTCAAAATAGTCCTTGCGGAAGAGAGCCATGTAAAGCGTAAACAACAAGATAAGTATGAAAACGTAAAGCGATTGCCCAAGGAAAGTAGACGTAACTTGGTCTTTCGTTTCGTTACGCTTCTCGTTTGCCTGTTCAAACGAATAAAGAACACGATAGGTTTTCGCATCTACAATATCGCCACGGTCGATAATCCGCTGTCCTTCAAGCACCATACCGGAAGCCTGCGGAATAAGACTGAGCATATCGTTCATTTCGCTTTCGTTGCGTTCCTTGTCGTAAATAAGGTTAGGTTCTATATATTCGTTCAGATTACACTGCTGCAACACGGAACGTTTGGCACTCAACAGCTGTGTGGCGAAAAGGTTTTCGTAAGCCCCAAGTGTTGTGAAGAGTTGTCCGACAGGCTTGCTTATCGCTTGTTTGCCCACTACAACGTGCACAACATTGCTGCTGTCTTTCATCAAAGAGGTGAAATTGGCAGAATTGACAATACCTGTTTCATAGAGTTCGTGCAGTCTTTGTGCCACAATATCAACATACTCAAGTGGCAAACCTGGTATGCCGTCCTTGTAATCTTTGCGGAATTGCGCTATTTTCGCCTTTCCGATATTTTCGTTTAGATTGAAATAAGGAACAAAACTCTTCATTAACGAGTCGCGTTCGCTCTTCAAAGTCTCTTCACTTTTAAAGATTGGGAAGTCGAACTTGGCAATAAGCTGCTCATACAGCCACGGTTTTCCTTCATCGTAGTGGTACATTTTGCCCTGTGTACGTGGCAACACGGCAATAATAATCGCTGTGGTAATCAGCACCAATATAATTCTTGCAGCATAACTACGCCACACAAGGTTGTCAGGATTGGTAAATTTTATCATCTCTATTCTTCGTTTTGTGGATACATTGCAATGCTTATGCGAGGCATTTCGTCCTCTATCGTAATTTCATTCTTATTGAATTGAAAAAGCATAGCAGTGCTATAAAATCTTCCACATTTATCACTTGGGAAACAAGACCTATCCTTGCTCCATTCTTCTATCAATATGCGAAAATACAAAAAAAAAGCCTTATAGTCGAAAAAAATCAGTAATTTTGCACAAAATTTTGATTTAAGCAATGGCA
This window encodes:
- a CDS encoding HD family phosphohydrolase; this translates as MIKFTNPDNLVWRSYAARIILVLITTAIIIAVLPRTQGKMYHYDEGKPWLYEQLIAKFDFPIFKSEETLKSERDSLMKSFVPYFNLNENIGKAKIAQFRKDYKDGIPGLPLEYVDIVAQRLHELYETGIVNSANFTSLMKDSSNVVHVVVGKQAISKPVGQLFTTLGAYENLFATQLLSAKRSVLQQCNLNEYIEPNLIYDKERNESEMNDMLSLIPQASGMVLEGQRIIDRGDIVDAKTYRVLYSFEQANEKRNETKDQVTSTFLGQSLYVFILILLFTLYMALFRKDYFEKPRSISFLYALFIIFPTITSLMMKYNILSVYIVPFAMAAVFVRVFMDSRTAFNAYVIMILLSAVAVRYQYEFIVVQLVAGLIAIFSLRELSKRSQIFLTALLVTLGSAAVYLALQLIQTDDFSKLDGTMYYHIGINGFSLLFTYLFMLIIEKLFGFISTVTMFELSNTNNELLRRLSEVAPGTFQHSITVGNLGVEIASKIHAKGQLVRTGALYHDIGKMANPVFFTENQVGVNPHDKISDLESAQIIIGHVTEGLRLAEKHNLPNIIKAFITTHHGMGLVKYFYINYKNAHLDEEVDEAPFRYPGPNPWTREQAILMMCDTVEAASRSLPEYTEESISNLVNKLIDSQMAEGYFTDCPITFRDVNIAKQVLIERLKSIYHTRIQYPELKS